The following are encoded together in the Bos taurus isolate L1 Dominette 01449 registration number 42190680 breed Hereford chromosome 10, ARS-UCD2.0, whole genome shotgun sequence genome:
- the SMIM27 gene encoding LOW QUALITY PROTEIN: small integral membrane protein 27 (The sequence of the model RefSeq protein was modified relative to this genomic sequence to represent the inferred CDS: substituted 2 bases at 2 genomic stop codons), which produces MKPVSCHTLDQIYSALYSVILLSWGYIIYASIVAVXXQLRKEYPSKIFRMSEDF; this is translated from the coding sequence ATGAAGCCAGTGAGTTGCCACACACTGGACCAGATTTATTCAGCTTTGTATTCTGTCATATTGCTGTCCTGGGGATATATCATCTATGCATCAATTGTAGCTGTATGATGACAGCTAAGGAAGGAATACCCAAGCAAAATCTTCAGGATGAGTGAAGATTTCTAA